One genomic segment of Methanofastidiosum sp. includes these proteins:
- the rnz gene encoding ribonuclease Z yields the protein MKIIFLGTSASKPTSERNPSSVALQYNNGEFMLFDCGEGTQRQMIKKVSPMKVSKIFITHLHADHIIGLVGLIQSMKLNGRTQLLEIFIPKDTIEYMVQLFSIPYFSADFEIHVIEVFDEKIEFDGYWIRPFPVSHGVPAIGYIFGVNDSRGKFNKKLCDELGIKGEMFALLEKNGKIEVNGREISIDEVTGKTKKGKKIVYTGDTEKLEVFPEEAYHCDVLIHESTFISQEDKKETYHSTVKEACEVSQLLSAKKLVLTHISQRYETKEVIEESKKYCENAIVAEDFLEINL from the coding sequence ATGAAGATTATATTTCTTGGAACATCAGCATCTAAGCCAACTTCGGAGAGAAATCCCTCTTCTGTAGCTCTGCAATACAATAATGGGGAGTTCATGCTTTTTGATTGTGGCGAGGGAACACAGAGGCAGATGATAAAGAAAGTTTCTCCAATGAAGGTATCTAAAATCTTTATCACTCACCTTCATGCAGACCACATAATTGGTCTTGTTGGATTGATTCAATCTATGAAGCTAAACGGAAGAACGCAACTACTAGAAATATTTATACCAAAAGACACTATAGAATATATGGTGCAACTATTTTCTATACCTTATTTTTCTGCAGATTTTGAAATCCACGTCATAGAAGTCTTTGATGAAAAGATTGAATTTGACGGTTACTGGATACGGCCATTTCCAGTATCTCACGGGGTTCCTGCAATTGGGTATATTTTTGGAGTAAATGATTCAAGAGGGAAATTTAACAAGAAACTTTGTGATGAACTTGGTATTAAAGGAGAGATGTTTGCCCTACTTGAAAAAAATGGCAAGATAGAAGTCAATGGAAGGGAAATCTCAATCGATGAAGTTACGGGGAAAACAAAGAAAGGAAAAAAGATTGTTTATACGGGAGATACTGAAAAACTTGAAGTTTTTCCAGAGGAAGCATATCATTGCGATGTTTTAATTCATGAGTCAACTTTTATTTCTCAAGAGGATAAAAAAGAGACATACCATTCTACTGTTAAAGAAGCATGTGAAGTTTCTCAACTCCTTTCTGCGAAAAAACTTGTTTTGACACACATAAGCCAGAGGTATGAGACAAAAGAAGTTATTGAAGAATCGAAAAAATACTGTGAAAACGCAATAGTTGCTGAAGATTTTCTAGAAATTAATTTATAA
- a CDS encoding DUF2284 domain-containing protein: MEDYIIGLKKLSTKLGIDEFIEFDPSLLIPEERIRKYCYENICGNYGKHYMCPPLIGTVEEIKSKLNLYNKAILVRYSEEVDVKNDRKKVKRSKIDFHKIILEIENFLSQGGIESWGLVGGSCSFCIECKAITNRPCKHPHKARPSLESLGIDVQKLLDNFGLDNKFYPDKIVWTGCILLKENTTR, translated from the coding sequence GTGGAAGATTATATTATTGGATTAAAGAAACTGTCAACTAAATTAGGAATTGATGAGTTTATTGAATTTGACCCATCTTTATTGATCCCTGAAGAAAGGATTAGGAAGTATTGTTACGAGAATATATGTGGGAACTATGGAAAACATTACATGTGCCCCCCGCTTATAGGAACAGTTGAAGAAATCAAATCTAAACTAAATCTCTACAACAAAGCTATTCTTGTGAGGTATTCAGAAGAAGTAGATGTAAAAAATGATAGAAAGAAAGTTAAAAGATCTAAAATTGACTTCCACAAGATAATACTGGAGATAGAAAATTTCCTATCTCAAGGAGGAATTGAGTCATGGGGATTGGTAGGTGGTAGTTGTTCTTTTTGCATTGAGTGCAAAGCCATAACTAATAGGCCTTGCAAACATCCTCATAAGGCAAGACCCTCTCTAGAATCACTTGGGATAGATGTACAAAAACTTCTTGATAATTTTGGCCTTGACAATAAATTTTATCCTGATAAGATAGTTTGGACTGGCTGTATACTACTAAAAGAAAACACAACAAGATAA
- a CDS encoding DUF371 domain-containing protein, whose product MISFTAKGHPKITAEHRSTLEFTKEDHISGNGDCILGVSSNHNIRELNKLSGRLIFVINVEGIEDTFEATIPKNHEISDEKELVIRTSSFVSSRTYAIGSSKASIDIDRNLIESLIKGKEMKVTIYEKVKSMQ is encoded by the coding sequence ATGATTTCCTTTACAGCTAAGGGCCATCCAAAAATAACTGCTGAGCACAGAAGCACTTTAGAGTTCACAAAAGAGGATCATATCTCAGGCAATGGCGACTGTATATTAGGCGTATCTTCAAATCACAATATCAGAGAACTCAATAAATTAAGCGGAAGATTAATTTTTGTAATAAATGTAGAGGGAATAGAAGATACATTCGAAGCTACAATCCCAAAAAATCATGAGATAAGTGATGAAAAAGAACTAGTCATAAGAACTTCTTCATTTGTATCTAGTAGAACTTATGCAATAGGATCAAGCAAAGCTTCAATCGACATTGATAGAAATTTAATCGAGTCTCTTATAAAAGGAAAAGAAATGAAAGTAACAATCTATGAAAAGGTAAAATCTATGCAGTAA